The following proteins are co-located in the Phyllostomus discolor isolate MPI-MPIP mPhyDis1 chromosome 1, mPhyDis1.pri.v3, whole genome shotgun sequence genome:
- the LOC114492042 gene encoding ribitol-5-phosphate xylosyltransferase 1-like: MTAPGLNMDVFQWPLGVATYRNFPVVEASWSMLHNERPYLCNFLGTIYENSSRQALMNILKQDEIDKLCWVSVREQWQPQETNESLKNYQKALLQSDLTLCPVGVNTECYRIYEACSYGSVPVVEDVMTAGSCGNTSVSHNAPLQLLKSMGAPFIFIKNWKELPVVLEKEKTIILQEKIQRRKMLLHWYQHFKTELKMRFTNILESSFLMNNKG, translated from the exons ATGACAGCCCCTGGATTAAACATGGATGTTTTTCAGTGGCCTTTAGGAGTAGCAAC ATACAGGAATTTTCCTGTGGTGGAGGCAAGTTGGTCAATGCTGCACAATGAAAGACCCTATTTATGTAATTTCTTAGGAACTATTTATGAAAATTCATCCAGACAAGCACTAATGAACATTTTGAAACAAGATGAAATTGATAAGCTTTGTTGGGTTTCAGTGAGAGAACA gtGGCAGCcccaagaaacaaatgaaagcctTAAGAATTATCAAAAAGCTTTGCTTCAGAGTGACCTCACATTGTGCCCAGTAGGAGTAAACACGGAATGTTATAGGATATATGAAGCTTGCTCCTATGGCTCCGTCCCTGTGGTGGAAGATGTAATGACAGCTGGCAGCTGTGGAAATACCTCTGTTTCCCATAATGCTCCTCTGCAGTTGCTCAAGTCTATGGGCGCCCCCTTCATCTTTATTAAGAACTGGAAGGAACTTCCTGttgttctagaaaaagaaaaaactataattttacaagaaaaaattcaaagaagaaaaatgttacttCACTGGTATCAGCACTTCAAAACAGAGCTAAAAATGagatttactaatattttagaaagttcatttttaatgaacaataaaggttaa